From a single Campylobacter concisus genomic region:
- the murG gene encoding undecaprenyldiphospho-muramoylpentapeptide beta-N-acetylglucosaminyltransferase has translation MIVICGGGTGGHLAIARSFCEELNRRDIKPIFIGSTSGQDKFWFENDENFLQKFFLPSSGVVNKRGFAKLKSLTNIVNLALKCRKIFKQNDVKEVISVGGYSAAPAAIAAIISKVPLFIHEQNAVMGKLNKILKPYAKGFFSSYDEASPYPYPVAKKFFDSARVREELKTILFLGGSQGAKAINELAINLAPYLKEKGIKIIHQCGKNGFDELKKRYDELGFNETNLEIFEFSKEIENKMSKADLAISRAGASSLWELCANALPSIFVPFPYAAGNHQFYNAKFLKDKGIAKICLQNGEILDKDEVIRMIENFDLNKSSKALKEILLPNGAKEIIDKILN, from the coding sequence ATGATTGTTATTTGCGGTGGAGGCACTGGTGGGCATTTAGCGATCGCAAGAAGCTTTTGCGAGGAGCTAAATAGAAGAGATATTAAGCCCATTTTTATTGGTTCAACTAGCGGTCAAGATAAATTTTGGTTTGAAAATGACGAGAATTTTTTACAAAAATTTTTCTTGCCAAGTAGTGGCGTGGTAAATAAGAGAGGCTTTGCTAAACTAAAATCACTAACAAATATCGTAAATCTTGCTTTAAAATGTAGAAAAATTTTTAAGCAAAATGACGTTAAGGAAGTCATTAGCGTTGGTGGCTATTCAGCAGCTCCAGCAGCCATTGCAGCCATTATCTCAAAAGTGCCGCTTTTTATCCACGAACAAAATGCTGTAATGGGCAAATTAAATAAAATTTTAAAGCCCTACGCAAAAGGCTTTTTTAGCTCTTATGATGAAGCTTCGCCCTACCCTTACCCTGTAGCAAAGAAATTTTTTGATAGTGCAAGAGTGAGAGAGGAGCTAAAGACTATTTTGTTTTTAGGAGGCTCGCAAGGTGCAAAAGCGATAAACGAGCTAGCTATAAATTTAGCTCCATATCTTAAAGAAAAAGGCATAAAAATAATTCATCAATGTGGTAAAAATGGCTTTGATGAACTTAAAAAAAGATATGATGAACTTGGCTTTAATGAAACGAATTTAGAAATTTTTGAATTTAGTAAAGAGATAGAAAATAAGATGAGCAAGGCCGACCTTGCCATATCAAGAGCAGGAGCTAGCTCACTTTGGGAGCTTTGCGCAAATGCTTTGCCATCTATCTTTGTGCCATTTCCTTATGCTGCTGGCAATCATCAGTTTTATAACGCTAAATTTTTAAAAGATAAGGGCATTGCTAAAATTTGCTTGCAAAATGGAGAAATTTTAGACAAAGACGAAGTTATAAGAATGATAGAAAATTTTGATCTAAACAAAAGCAGTAAAGCTCTAAAAGAGATCCTTTTGCCAAATGGAGCAAAAGAGATAATTGATAAAATTTTAAACTAG
- a CDS encoding imidazole glycerol phosphate synthase translates to MDFQNIQKQILVLKESLTALEQNSEHEIGLAVGVVEFNKNADELKKKLTNLKGESDFFKSVFNTEDYYENISTYLEQIKRSLNYKIEKNGVSFKANENLQESYVTILNIIEILVAEYQIQNKNKAKNLFSRTTDTTQIKSILAELNTLQERIHNVLHIHSRIVSNVILQNFKIIYTFFYNCIKAAKQRKDELLLVEIAGITDKIITMIKPVFSAKILNTNELIYHYLIFELKELKACAIGEELV, encoded by the coding sequence ATGGATTTTCAAAATATTCAAAAACAAATTTTGGTACTAAAAGAAAGTTTGACAGCATTAGAACAAAATAGTGAGCACGAGATCGGCTTGGCAGTTGGGGTTGTTGAGTTTAATAAAAATGCTGATGAACTTAAAAAAAAGCTTACAAATTTAAAAGGTGAAAGCGATTTCTTTAAAAGTGTCTTCAACACAGAGGACTATTATGAAAACATTAGTACTTATTTGGAACAGATAAAGAGAAGCTTAAATTATAAAATTGAGAAAAACGGTGTGAGCTTTAAGGCAAATGAAAATTTACAAGAGAGCTATGTCACCATTTTAAATATAATAGAAATTTTAGTAGCAGAATATCAAATACAAAACAAAAATAAAGCAAAAAATCTCTTTTCTAGGACAACAGATACTACTCAAATAAAATCAATACTTGCGGAGCTAAATACTCTACAAGAGCGTATACATAATGTTTTACATATTCATTCTAGGATAGTTTCAAATGTTATTTTGCAAAATTTTAAGATAATTTATACGTTCTTTTATAATTGTATTAAGGCAGCGAAACAACGCAAAGATGAACTTTTACTGGTGGAGATTGCGGGTATAACTGATAAGATAATAACTATGATAAAACCAGTCTTTAGTGCAAAAATTTTAAATACAAATGAGCTTATTTATCACTACTTGATCTTTGAGCTAAAAGAACTAAAAGCTTGTGCGATAGGCGAGGAGCTAGTTTAA
- a CDS encoding adenylosuccinate lyase has translation MKVTQTLESLSILTDNDILFRELRDMISRNFTKILSNKNKVISFYEESEIPQRKCFLKFIKKLYEKQSDDKLDIRFANYKTIKLGFVQKNTLTPVISLNVNFVKNEVKFELKDTLCRDFASYISESLVKSNVAFSKNDDFLNITISNDNDINTLNKLLYKRSYPKFSVNFIYDEKDYKAFKQGIKIKSSSKFVSRFSVLANLLEENFGILGCKKDDDFETIRQSYLSLVNIYHPDRHANKSPLIQEEYAKKFKNIQSAYESLKPYFKNQENFVMVG, from the coding sequence ATGAAAGTTACGCAAACATTAGAATCTCTAAGCATTTTAACCGATAATGACATTTTGTTTCGTGAGCTTAGAGATATGATAAGCAGAAATTTTACAAAAATTTTATCTAATAAAAATAAGGTTATTTCGTTTTATGAAGAGAGCGAGATCCCACAACGCAAGTGCTTTTTAAAATTTATAAAAAAACTTTATGAAAAGCAAAGTGATGATAAGCTCGATATTCGTTTTGCAAACTATAAAACCATAAAACTTGGCTTTGTTCAAAAAAATACCCTAACTCCAGTCATTAGCCTAAATGTAAATTTTGTAAAAAATGAAGTCAAATTTGAACTAAAAGATACACTTTGCAGAGATTTTGCTAGCTACATCAGTGAGAGTCTAGTAAAAAGCAATGTTGCTTTTAGCAAAAATGATGATTTTTTAAACATCACCATCTCAAACGACAACGACATAAACACATTAAACAAACTGCTTTACAAAAGAAGCTATCCAAAATTTAGCGTAAATTTTATCTATGATGAAAAAGACTACAAAGCCTTTAAACAAGGCATAAAAATAAAAAGCTCATCTAAATTTGTAAGCAGATTTTCTGTGCTTGCAAATTTACTTGAGGAAAATTTTGGGATTTTGGGTTGTAAAAAAGATGATGACTTTGAAACTATCAGGCAGAGCTACCTTTCGCTCGTAAATATCTATCACCCAGACAGGCACGCCAACAAAAGTCCTCTCATACAAGAAGAATACGCAAAGAAATTTAAAAATATTCAATCTGCTTATGAGAGCCTAAAACCATACTTTAAAAATCAAGAAAATTTTGTGATGGTTGGCTAG
- a CDS encoding RNA polymerase factor sigma-54, which produces MLRQKQTLAPKIKLNQTLRSWLPILQSGLDELKETLEPFIKENPFATIEHKNLEKSEKKRNFFEQVSKNSVSESIEALSIYKESLYEKLISQINPPLFPTQKSQDIAYKIIECLDDEGYFSYDNEIFSGFNEGEVERVRARFAYLEPCGVGAKDIKESFLFQLSEAEASDEIIECARKIILNFENIEKLRKLKFYDDALKIIKKFKNPPAIEYLEDEKEAVPDIFVLSTSSGISVQINDEYYPEILVDTDGLDEKEAFVSSRIKEASELIDALEMRKATLYKIGLMIVEYQYDYFLGGDIKPMKLKDLADELGRNPSTISRAIANKYLSCSRGTVALKNFFSTGFDEETSNAAIKEFLLELIKGEDHKKPLSDLKIQELIQAKFNIQIVRRTITKYRKILNIGSSSQRKKIYQING; this is translated from the coding sequence ATGCTAAGGCAAAAGCAAACTTTAGCGCCAAAGATCAAACTAAACCAAACGCTAAGAAGCTGGCTTCCTATCCTTCAAAGCGGGCTTGATGAGCTAAAAGAGACGCTTGAACCTTTTATAAAAGAGAACCCATTTGCCACGATCGAACATAAAAATTTAGAAAAAAGCGAAAAAAAGCGAAATTTTTTCGAGCAAGTTAGCAAAAACTCGGTTAGCGAGAGTATCGAGGCTTTAAGTATTTACAAAGAAAGCCTCTATGAAAAGCTAATTAGTCAAATCAATCCGCCACTTTTCCCCACGCAAAAGTCACAAGATATCGCATATAAGATCATCGAGTGTTTAGATGACGAAGGTTATTTTTCCTATGATAATGAAATTTTTTCAGGCTTTAATGAGGGCGAAGTAGAGCGGGTTAGAGCGAGATTTGCCTACCTTGAGCCTTGTGGCGTGGGTGCAAAAGATATCAAAGAGAGCTTTTTGTTTCAGCTAAGCGAGGCAGAGGCAAGCGATGAGATCATAGAGTGCGCAAGAAAAATCATCTTAAATTTTGAAAATATAGAAAAACTTAGAAAGCTAAAATTTTACGACGACGCGCTAAAGATCATAAAAAAATTTAAAAATCCACCGGCCATTGAGTATCTCGAAGATGAAAAAGAGGCGGTGCCTGATATCTTCGTGCTAAGCACAAGCAGTGGCATAAGTGTACAGATAAATGATGAGTACTATCCAGAAATTTTGGTTGATACCGATGGATTAGACGAGAAAGAGGCCTTTGTAAGCTCACGTATAAAAGAGGCGAGCGAGCTCATAGACGCCCTTGAGATGAGAAAAGCGACGCTTTATAAGATAGGGCTCATGATAGTTGAGTATCAGTATGACTACTTTTTGGGTGGTGACATAAAACCTATGAAGCTAAAAGACCTAGCAGACGAGCTTGGGCGTAACCCTTCAACCATCTCAAGAGCGATCGCAAACAAATATTTAAGCTGTTCAAGAGGCACGGTCGCACTTAAAAATTTCTTTTCAACTGGCTTTGACGAGGAGACTTCAAACGCTGCAATAAAGGAATTTTTACTAGAGCTCATTAAAGGCGAAGACCACAAAAAGCCACTTTCTGACCTAAAAATTCAAGAGCTAATCCAAGCTAAATTTAACATCCAAATCGTTCGCCGAACCATCACCAAATACCGCAAAATCCTAAACATCGGCAGCTCAAGCCAGCGAAAAAAGATCTATCAGATAAACGGCTAA
- the lptB gene encoding LPS export ABC transporter ATP-binding protein translates to MHKLEVKDLKKTIKKTEIIKGISLEVNSGEVVGLLGPNGAGKTTTFYMICGLISPTSGDVFLNDEKITNVPLHKRAHLGIGYLPQESSIFKELSVEENLLLGAEILNQSEEEIAKRVNEMLNMLNIEPIRLRKGVSLSGGERRRCEIARSLIIKPKFLLLDEPFAGVDPIAVSDIQSIVRDLKKLGIGVLITDHNVRETLAICDRAYVIKDGSLLASGSASEVANNKLVRTHYLGEEFKLLE, encoded by the coding sequence GTGCATAAACTAGAAGTAAAAGATCTAAAAAAGACGATTAAAAAAACTGAGATCATAAAAGGGATATCTTTAGAGGTAAATAGTGGCGAAGTAGTAGGGCTTCTTGGGCCAAATGGTGCTGGAAAGACGACTACTTTTTATATGATCTGTGGACTCATCTCGCCAACTAGCGGAGATGTCTTTTTAAATGACGAAAAGATCACAAACGTCCCACTTCACAAAAGGGCACACCTTGGTATTGGCTATTTGCCGCAAGAATCAAGCATATTTAAAGAGCTAAGTGTCGAAGAAAATTTGCTCCTTGGGGCTGAAATTTTAAATCAAAGCGAAGAAGAGATAGCAAAAAGAGTAAATGAGATGCTAAATATGCTAAATATCGAGCCTATCCGCCTAAGAAAGGGCGTTAGCCTAAGTGGTGGCGAGCGCAGACGCTGTGAGATCGCTAGAAGCCTCATCATAAAGCCAAAATTTTTACTGCTTGATGAGCCATTTGCAGGCGTCGATCCTATCGCAGTTAGCGACATCCAAAGCATCGTTAGAGACCTTAAAAAGCTAGGTATCGGCGTTTTGATAACTGACCACAACGTCCGTGAGACGCTGGCCATTTGCGACAGAGCTTACGTCATCAAAGACGGCTCGCTACTAGCAAGCGGCAGTGCTAGCGAAGTGGCAAATAACAAGCTCGTTAGAACGCACTATCTTGGCGAAGAATTTAAGCTACTTGAGTAG
- the tsaE gene encoding tRNA (adenosine(37)-N6)-threonylcarbamoyltransferase complex ATPase subunit type 1 TsaE, giving the protein MVFELLENELNELVRVLPKSGVVLLSGDLASGKTTLVKAIIKAHDIDESVTSPTFSLMQIYGKDIYHYDIYQIGFDGMAKNGLFENLFEDGLHLVEWGDENLEKALKKNGESYTLVKISPSKNGRKYEVISA; this is encoded by the coding sequence ATGGTTTTTGAGCTTTTAGAAAATGAACTTAATGAGCTTGTGCGGGTACTGCCAAAAAGTGGCGTGGTGCTACTAAGTGGCGATCTAGCAAGTGGCAAAACGACGCTTGTAAAGGCGATCATCAAGGCTCATGACATAGATGAGAGCGTGACGTCGCCTACATTTTCTTTGATGCAAATTTATGGTAAAGATATCTACCACTACGACATTTACCAGATCGGATTTGACGGGATGGCAAAAAACGGCCTTTTTGAAAATTTATTTGAAGATGGGCTTCATCTAGTAGAGTGGGGCGATGAAAATTTAGAAAAAGCTCTAAAGAAAAATGGCGAGAGCTATACGTTAGTAAAAATTTCTCCTAGCAAAAACGGCAGAAAATACGAGGTTATAAGTGCATAA
- a CDS encoding RNA-binding S4 domain-containing protein has product MRVDKFLNVVNITKRRAVSEDMCKSGVVSINGVQAKAAKDVKVGDVVSIKFLTREARYEVLAIPTTKSIPKSAQSEYVKEL; this is encoded by the coding sequence ATGAGAGTAGATAAATTTTTAAACGTAGTAAATATCACCAAAAGGCGTGCCGTTAGCGAAGATATGTGCAAAAGCGGCGTTGTGAGCATCAACGGCGTGCAGGCAAAAGCGGCAAAAGATGTTAAGGTTGGCGATGTGGTTAGCATCAAATTTCTAACGCGCGAGGCGAGATACGAGGTGCTAGCGATCCCAACTACAAAAAGCATACCAAAAAGCGCTCAAAGCGAATATGTAAAAGAGCTTTGA
- a CDS encoding alpha/beta hydrolase: MVRVFKFLLFTLGVTQALHAGPSQTPEPLSQKSASKFEISTFKMSANDEIYKIFTAKLKGQNEFKNVLFLLDANAQFNMLLNEFDGKAAPLIIGIGYDTDKSYEVEKRTRDLTPKADGEEFSKGGGADAFYYFLTKNLVPLIDEKFKVQGSQKSLYGHSFGGLFTLYALLKNEGIFSNFFIASPSLWWGESEILKQNVSEGKFKEKVKAKFVFLSVGELEKRKGKTDKAGTLKTSDLAKILKQSGVNSHFEFYKGQTHGSVIPLNLKELLKYLKD; the protein is encoded by the coding sequence ATGGTAAGAGTGTTTAAATTTTTGCTTTTTACGCTTGGCGTGACGCAGGCTTTGCACGCAGGACCTAGTCAAACGCCTGAGCCACTTAGCCAAAAATCTGCTAGTAAATTTGAAATTTCAACCTTTAAAATGAGTGCAAATGATGAAATTTATAAAATTTTCACAGCCAAGCTAAAGGGGCAAAATGAGTTTAAAAACGTGCTTTTCTTGCTTGATGCAAATGCCCAGTTTAACATGCTCTTAAATGAATTTGATGGCAAGGCTGCACCACTAATAATAGGCATAGGATATGACACAGATAAAAGCTACGAGGTAGAAAAACGCACAAGAGATCTCACGCCAAAGGCAGATGGCGAGGAGTTTAGTAAAGGTGGTGGCGCAGATGCGTTTTACTACTTTTTGACTAAAAATTTAGTGCCGCTAATTGATGAGAAATTTAAAGTGCAGGGCAGCCAAAAGAGCCTTTATGGTCACTCTTTTGGCGGGCTTTTTACGCTCTATGCTTTGCTTAAAAACGAGGGTATATTTTCAAATTTCTTTATCGCTTCGCCATCTCTTTGGTGGGGCGAGTCTGAAATTTTAAAGCAAAATGTGAGCGAGGGTAAATTTAAAGAGAAAGTAAAGGCTAAATTTGTCTTTCTTAGCGTTGGCGAGCTTGAAAAAAGAAAGGGCAAGACTGACAAAGCTGGCACTTTAAAGACGAGCGATTTAGCCAAAATTTTAAAACAAAGTGGCGTAAATTCTCACTTTGAGTTTTACAAAGGGCAAACCCATGGCAGCGTCATACCTCTAAATTTAAAAGAGCTTTTAAAATATCTAAAGGATTAA